From a region of the Candidatus Brocadia sp. genome:
- a CDS encoding thiamine pyrophosphate-dependent dehydrogenase E1 component subunit alpha, whose product MDIKREDLLRLYYYLKLTRRLEDRVTSLYHQGKILGGAWTSNGTEAVSVGYGYALEKNDIAAPYFRDMGVFLIRGITAKRIMAQYFGKKTGVTGGKEGNVHVGDLNYGVFGFPSHLADNYPIGAGAALAFKIRGEKRVAVACTGDGGTSRGDFHEGMNIAAVRKLPIVFICNNNQYAYSTPLKLQMAIKDVAERALAYGIPSRIVDGNNVVEVYTAAKEAYEIARNGGGPAFIECKTMRMHGHSEHDSAKYVPRELLEEWKKKDPLLHMETYLMKNHISEKEELDSIDLQAKKEIEEAEAFAEESPYPEPGDVLRGVYATSIEEEMS is encoded by the coding sequence ATGGATATTAAACGGGAAGATCTGCTACGATTATATTATTATCTTAAATTGACGCGAAGGCTGGAAGATCGTGTTACATCGCTCTATCATCAGGGGAAGATATTGGGAGGGGCATGGACAAGCAACGGCACCGAGGCTGTGTCCGTCGGGTACGGCTATGCCCTTGAAAAGAATGATATTGCCGCTCCGTATTTTCGGGATATGGGGGTTTTTTTAATTCGCGGTATTACGGCAAAAAGAATAATGGCGCAGTATTTCGGTAAAAAAACGGGTGTCACCGGAGGCAAGGAGGGAAATGTTCACGTGGGTGATTTAAATTATGGCGTATTTGGTTTTCCCAGCCATCTGGCGGATAATTATCCGATAGGAGCGGGCGCGGCGCTTGCCTTTAAAATCCGTGGTGAAAAGAGGGTTGCTGTGGCGTGTACGGGGGATGGTGGAACAAGTCGCGGTGATTTCCATGAAGGGATGAATATCGCGGCGGTAAGAAAATTGCCCATAGTATTTATCTGCAACAATAACCAATATGCCTATTCCACTCCGTTGAAACTCCAGATGGCTATAAAAGATGTTGCAGAACGCGCCCTGGCTTATGGCATACCCAGTAGGATCGTAGACGGAAATAATGTGGTGGAAGTTTACACGGCGGCGAAAGAAGCTTATGAGATAGCGAGAAACGGGGGAGGGCCTGCCTTTATCGAATGCAAGACTATGAGGATGCACGGCCATTCGGAACACGATAGCGCCAAATATGTTCCTCGCGAACTCCTGGAAGAATGGAAGAAGAAGGACCCGCTTTTACACATGGAAACCTATTTAATGAAAAACCATATTTCTGAAAAAGAGGAACTGGATAGTATCGATTTACAGGCGAAGAAAGAGATTGAAGAGGCTGAGGCGTTTGCAGAGGAGAGTCCCTATCCTGAACCGGGAGACGTTTTAAGAGGTGTGTATGCAACATCAATAGAGGAAGAGATGTCATGA
- a CDS encoding SAM-dependent methyltransferase, which translates to MQLLRNVIIESILKKGKITFAEYMQMALYHPEYGYYHSEKERIGKRGDYYTSPAVHRIFGELIARQLEEMWVIMGKDLFTVVEMGANKGWLCHDIVCCIKNEYPEFYENFHYIIVESNPHAREKQRALLASLEIPEEKVSWHTCTEDGFSFGRMRGCFLSNEFVDALPVHRLKMKNKVFKETYVGYNGINFCDIDDVISGPALHGYLKTNKIYLEEDQACEVNIGAADWLRHASEKLDEGFVITIDYGDTRDRLYHGNAREGTLRCYHGHTVNRDYYARPGEQDITAHVDFTNLINAGRLAQLEVTGFTKQSHFLIALGMLERLRDAKQDTGTVLKLKNLIHPEVMGEIFKVLIQHKKVKDPQLTSLRPLSSITLNAR; encoded by the coding sequence ATGCAATTGTTGAGAAATGTGATCATCGAAAGCATACTGAAGAAAGGGAAGATTACCTTTGCCGAGTATATGCAAATGGCGCTCTATCATCCGGAATATGGTTATTACCACTCGGAAAAAGAACGGATTGGAAAGCGGGGCGATTACTATACAAGCCCTGCTGTCCACCGGATCTTTGGAGAACTCATTGCGAGACAACTGGAAGAGATGTGGGTGATTATGGGGAAGGATTTGTTCACCGTTGTGGAAATGGGCGCGAACAAAGGATGGCTGTGCCACGATATTGTTTGCTGTATTAAGAATGAATACCCTGAATTTTACGAAAACTTCCACTATATCATCGTCGAATCGAATCCCCACGCAAGGGAAAAACAGCGGGCGCTTTTAGCGTCTCTCGAGATTCCGGAGGAGAAGGTGTCGTGGCATACATGCACGGAGGATGGTTTCTCGTTTGGCAGGATGCGCGGATGTTTTTTATCCAACGAATTTGTAGACGCCCTGCCAGTGCACCGGTTGAAAATGAAAAATAAGGTTTTCAAGGAGACCTATGTCGGGTATAATGGAATAAATTTTTGTGATATAGACGACGTGATATCAGGGCCGGCGTTACACGGTTATCTGAAAACAAATAAAATATATCTCGAAGAAGATCAGGCCTGTGAGGTGAATATAGGCGCTGCGGACTGGCTCAGGCACGCTTCAGAAAAATTAGACGAAGGATTTGTTATTACAATCGATTACGGTGATACCCGGGACAGGTTATATCACGGAAACGCACGGGAGGGGACACTGCGATGTTATCATGGCCATACGGTCAACCGGGATTACTATGCACGGCCGGGTGAACAAGATATTACTGCCCATGTAGACTTTACGAACCTGATAAATGCAGGAAGATTAGCACAGTTGGAGGTAACGGGCTTTACAAAGCAATCCCATTTTTTGATTGCTTTGGGCATGCTGGAAAGATTGCGTGATGCAAAACAGGATACCGGCACTGTATTAAAACTAAAAAACCTCATTCATCCGGAGGTGATGGGTGAGATTTTCAAGGTTCTAATTCAGCATAAGAAGGTAAAAGATCCTCAGTTGACCAGTTTAAGACCGTTGTCGTCAATAACCTTGAACGCCCGTTAA
- a CDS encoding CusA/CzcA family heavy metal efflux RND transporter, translated as MLEKLLRFSIHHRWIILFATLVVAILGIYNYQKLPIDAVPDITNIQVQINTVASGYSPLEVEQRITFPIETAMAGIPHLTQTRSLSRYGLSQVTVIFEDGTDIYFARQLINQRIQEVKGNLPPGIEPIMGPITTGLGEIFMWTVEAKAGTLKQDGMPYTATDLRTVQDWIIRPQLRNIPGVTEVNTIGGYEKQYHVTPYPEKLIAYGLSFRDILHALAMNNANVGAGYIERSGEQYLIRAPGQVASIEDIQQIIVGSDKRVPVRIKDVADVLIGKELRTGAATEDGEEIVVGTVFMLMGENSRTVSRKVAEKMVEVNRTLPKGVVARTVYDRTTLVDKTIHTVKKNLAEGALLVIAILFLFLGNIRAALITALVIPLSMLFTITGMVSNKVSASLMSLGALDFGIIVDGAVIVVENCIRRLSEEQHRLGRLLTHSERFEVVFEASKEVRKATMFGEMIVMIVYLPVLSLTGIEGKMFHPMAFTVIAALIGAMILSVTFIPAAAALFFTGKLSEKENFFIYWAKKGYIPALTLAMQNRTFVITMAAVFIILSGLLTTRMGSEFIPSLDEGDIAVHAIRIPGTSLSQSAEMQCVVENEVKKFPEVAHVFSKIGTAEIATDPMPPNVADTFVILKPRSDWPDPHKPKGELVHEMEDQLKEISGNNYEFTQPIQMRFNELIAGVRSDVAVKIFGDDMEILLKTGEKISWVLEKIKGASDVKVEQVTGLPVLTIQMNRQEMARYGLNISDVQEVIEIAIAGKDAGKIFEGDKQFELVVRLPEEVRTNVDALKRLPIPLPEFKGSLITGFVPAAFVEADIRPSYITLGSIATFNIAPGPNQISRENGKRRVVVTANVRGRDIGSFIEEAERTIKESITIPTGYWIAWGGQFEQMISAKKRLQIVTPIALALIFFLLFATFGSVKDALLVYTGVPFALTGGIIALWLRGIPLSISTGVGFIALSGVAVLNGLVMISFINKLRAEGNSVDNAIIQGAITRLRPVLMTALVASLGFLPMAMATGTGAEVQRPLATVVIGGIVSSTALTLLALPVLYRIFHGRYPCAA; from the coding sequence ATGCTTGAAAAACTATTGAGATTTTCAATCCACCATCGCTGGATAATCCTTTTTGCGACACTCGTCGTTGCAATTCTTGGTATCTATAATTATCAAAAACTTCCCATTGATGCAGTGCCTGATATTACTAATATCCAGGTACAGATCAATACCGTTGCGTCTGGATATTCTCCATTGGAGGTTGAGCAGCGTATTACGTTTCCTATAGAAACAGCTATGGCCGGTATTCCGCACTTAACACAAACACGCTCACTTTCCCGGTATGGGCTTTCGCAAGTAACGGTTATTTTTGAGGATGGAACGGATATTTACTTTGCCCGCCAACTGATTAACCAGCGCATCCAGGAAGTTAAGGGGAACCTTCCGCCAGGCATTGAACCAATTATGGGACCAATTACAACAGGCCTTGGTGAAATTTTCATGTGGACGGTAGAGGCAAAAGCTGGGACTCTGAAACAGGATGGAATGCCTTACACCGCTACCGATTTGAGAACCGTCCAGGATTGGATTATTAGACCTCAGTTGCGGAATATTCCGGGAGTTACTGAAGTAAATACCATCGGCGGCTATGAAAAACAATATCATGTTACTCCCTACCCTGAAAAACTCATAGCCTATGGACTGTCATTTCGCGATATCCTCCATGCCCTTGCCATGAATAATGCTAATGTAGGCGCGGGGTATATTGAACGTAGCGGAGAGCAATATCTGATCAGGGCCCCCGGCCAGGTTGCCAGTATAGAAGACATTCAGCAAATTATTGTTGGAAGCGACAAGCGGGTACCCGTTCGTATTAAGGATGTTGCTGATGTGCTAATCGGGAAAGAACTCCGTACGGGCGCTGCTACGGAAGATGGAGAAGAGATTGTTGTGGGGACGGTATTCATGCTTATGGGAGAAAACAGCAGGACCGTTTCCAGAAAAGTAGCCGAAAAGATGGTTGAGGTAAATCGTACCTTACCCAAAGGAGTTGTTGCCAGGACGGTATATGACCGCACTACCCTTGTGGATAAAACAATACACACGGTAAAAAAGAATCTGGCCGAAGGCGCTCTTCTTGTTATAGCGATTCTGTTCCTCTTTTTAGGAAACATACGTGCAGCCCTTATCACGGCCCTTGTTATACCATTGTCTATGCTCTTTACCATTACGGGGATGGTAAGCAATAAGGTGAGTGCAAGCCTCATGAGTCTGGGAGCGCTTGACTTTGGAATTATCGTTGATGGCGCTGTGATTGTTGTTGAAAACTGTATTCGCAGGCTATCGGAGGAACAACATCGTCTTGGACGGTTATTGACACATTCAGAACGCTTTGAGGTTGTTTTTGAGGCATCAAAGGAGGTGCGGAAAGCGACCATGTTTGGCGAAATGATCGTCATGATCGTTTATTTGCCGGTACTGAGCCTGACAGGCATCGAGGGAAAGATGTTTCATCCCATGGCATTCACAGTAATTGCCGCTCTTATTGGCGCAATGATTCTCTCGGTGACGTTTATTCCCGCCGCCGCGGCGTTGTTTTTTACGGGAAAGCTTTCTGAAAAAGAAAACTTCTTCATCTATTGGGCTAAAAAGGGATACATTCCTGCGCTTACTCTTGCCATGCAAAATCGAACGTTTGTTATTACAATGGCAGCAGTGTTTATTATTCTGAGCGGACTTTTAACGACCCGTATGGGAAGTGAATTCATACCGAGTCTGGATGAAGGCGATATTGCGGTCCATGCGATCCGCATTCCGGGGACAAGTCTGTCACAATCAGCAGAGATGCAATGTGTCGTTGAAAATGAAGTAAAGAAATTTCCGGAAGTAGCTCACGTCTTTTCCAAAATAGGAACGGCAGAAATAGCAACTGACCCAATGCCGCCCAATGTGGCTGACACCTTTGTAATACTCAAACCGCGATCAGATTGGCCAGATCCTCATAAGCCAAAAGGAGAACTGGTGCACGAGATGGAGGATCAACTTAAAGAAATTTCCGGAAATAATTATGAATTTACTCAGCCTATCCAGATGCGGTTTAACGAACTGATTGCAGGCGTGAGGAGCGACGTAGCGGTAAAGATATTTGGTGATGATATGGAGATTCTGTTAAAGACCGGTGAGAAAATATCCTGGGTTCTTGAAAAAATCAAGGGGGCATCGGATGTAAAGGTGGAGCAGGTAACGGGTCTGCCGGTGCTGACTATCCAGATGAACCGCCAGGAAATGGCACGATACGGGCTCAATATTTCTGATGTACAGGAAGTGATTGAAATAGCTATTGCTGGAAAAGACGCTGGTAAGATCTTTGAAGGGGATAAACAGTTCGAGCTTGTGGTGCGTTTACCTGAGGAGGTAAGAACAAATGTCGATGCACTGAAAAGATTGCCAATCCCATTGCCGGAATTTAAAGGTTCACTGATCACCGGTTTCGTTCCTGCTGCATTTGTGGAGGCAGATATAAGGCCGAGCTATATAACACTCGGGTCTATTGCAACTTTTAATATTGCGCCTGGTCCTAATCAGATAAGCAGAGAGAACGGGAAACGCCGCGTTGTAGTGACGGCTAATGTGCGAGGTCGGGATATCGGATCATTTATAGAGGAAGCTGAAAGGACGATCAAGGAAAGTATCACCATTCCGACAGGTTATTGGATAGCCTGGGGTGGGCAATTTGAACAAATGATATCGGCGAAAAAGCGATTGCAGATTGTTACGCCTATTGCGCTCGCATTGATCTTTTTCTTACTCTTTGCGACATTCGGCAGCGTAAAAGACGCTCTTTTGGTCTATACCGGTGTCCCGTTTGCCCTTACGGGCGGGATCATTGCGCTTTGGCTCAGGGGGATTCCGTTGTCGATTTCGACCGGTGTTGGATTCATCGCACTCTCCGGTGTTGCGGTTTTAAATGGGCTTGTCATGATCTCGTTTATTAATAAACTGCGTGCAGAAGGCAACTCCGTTGACAATGCTATCATTCAAGGCGCAATTACGCGTCTGCGCCCGGTACTAATGACGGCTCTCGTCGCCTCTTTGGGGTTTTTGCCGATGGCCATGGCTACAGGAACGGGGGCAGAAGTGCAGCGTCCTCTTGCTACCGTGGTGATTGGTGGAATTGTGTCATCAACTGCGCTTACCTTGCTGGCTCTTCCGGTACTCTACCGCATCTTTCATGGTAGATACCCTTGTGCAGCATAA
- a CDS encoding efflux RND transporter periplasmic adaptor subunit produces MKNVIIRYKKKLAIGIVILMGSILAFIILRMEKITVEEPHEHAAGEHEHEHENDNHAKGPHGGRLLSEGRFQVEIIMHEQGTPPLFWVHVYDKGKVIDPDMVKLTIELHRLGGKVDVINFKSESDHLCSDRIIEEPHSFDVAVVAEYNGHVHRWEYSQIEGRIELTPEAIQSAGIVVETAGSVPMKSVLELPGEIELNADKVVHVVPRVSGVVTEVNKNLGDTVSHGEVIAVLDSREVAELKSGYMASVKRAELARATFERKERLWKQKISSERDYLVSRQALAEEEINLQTATQKLLALGFSQTDLDSIPEMTGRGLTRYELKAQFDGIVIKKEIAVGEAIKADADIYAIADLRTVWVGVTVYAKDLSVVRVGQNVTARSKILGLEANGTLTYLGPLVGEQTRTAQGRVVIQNPEGRWRPGLFVTVEIVQEEVTVPVAVSVDAIQTFRDVSVVFVQYDNVFEVRPLELGRNDGRWVEVVRGLSPGERYVARNSFILKADLGKAGATHEH; encoded by the coding sequence ATGAAAAACGTAATAATTCGTTATAAAAAAAAATTAGCAATTGGTATCGTCATCCTGATGGGGAGTATTCTGGCCTTTATTATTTTGCGGATGGAGAAAATAACAGTTGAAGAACCCCATGAGCACGCTGCCGGAGAACATGAGCATGAGCATGAGAATGATAACCATGCAAAAGGGCCTCATGGCGGGCGATTGTTGTCTGAAGGCCGTTTTCAGGTTGAGATCATTATGCATGAACAGGGAACCCCGCCCCTGTTCTGGGTTCATGTATATGACAAGGGAAAAGTGATCGATCCTGATATGGTGAAACTGACGATAGAATTACATCGCCTTGGTGGAAAAGTAGATGTTATCAACTTTAAGAGTGAGAGTGATCATCTTTGCAGTGACAGGATTATAGAAGAACCACACTCGTTTGATGTTGCCGTGGTGGCAGAGTATAACGGCCATGTCCATCGCTGGGAATACTCGCAGATAGAGGGAAGGATCGAGCTTACGCCGGAGGCGATACAAAGTGCCGGAATCGTTGTTGAAACTGCTGGTTCGGTACCAATGAAGAGCGTACTTGAACTTCCCGGCGAGATTGAACTCAATGCAGATAAGGTAGTGCATGTCGTACCGAGAGTTTCAGGTGTGGTAACTGAGGTAAACAAAAATCTTGGCGATACGGTTAGTCATGGCGAGGTTATTGCTGTTCTTGACAGTCGGGAAGTGGCGGAACTGAAGAGTGGGTACATGGCTTCTGTGAAACGAGCGGAACTTGCGCGCGCGACATTTGAAAGGAAGGAGCGTCTCTGGAAACAGAAGATCTCTTCAGAAAGAGACTATCTTGTCAGCCGTCAGGCATTGGCAGAAGAAGAGATAAATCTGCAAACGGCCACTCAAAAACTGCTCGCATTGGGGTTTTCCCAAACTGATTTGGATAGTATTCCCGAAATGACGGGCAGGGGGCTTACACGATATGAGCTAAAAGCGCAGTTCGACGGCATTGTCATTAAAAAGGAGATTGCCGTGGGTGAAGCTATTAAGGCAGATGCAGATATTTATGCCATTGCTGATTTACGTACGGTTTGGGTAGGGGTCACGGTATATGCTAAAGACTTAAGCGTGGTCAGGGTTGGACAAAACGTTACGGCAAGGTCTAAGATATTAGGTCTGGAAGCAAATGGCACGCTGACGTATTTAGGCCCGCTCGTTGGTGAGCAAACGCGCACCGCTCAGGGGAGGGTCGTCATACAAAATCCGGAGGGGCGTTGGCGTCCGGGTCTCTTCGTCACGGTCGAAATTGTTCAGGAAGAGGTGACCGTGCCGGTTGCCGTATCAGTTGATGCAATACAAACATTTCGCGACGTGTCTGTCGTTTTTGTGCAGTATGATAACGTCTTCGAGGTCCGTCCATTGGAGTTGGGACGGAACGACGGACGATGGGTAGAGGTGGTGCGCGGCCTCTCGCCGGGAGAGCGGTATGTTGCGCGCAACAGTTTTATCCTCAAAGCCGATCTGGGGAAAGCAGGCGCAACCCATGAGCATTAA
- a CDS encoding YnfA family protein, giving the protein MVRSIFFFILAGLCEIGGGYLIWLWLREGKSIWLGLSGAIALVIYGVIPTFQPANFGRVYAAYGGIFIVLSILWGWKIDKIAPDKFDLIGGFIALVGVVIIMYWPRG; this is encoded by the coding sequence ATTGTCAGGTCAATTTTCTTTTTTATCCTTGCCGGACTCTGTGAAATAGGCGGAGGATACCTGATATGGCTCTGGTTAAGGGAGGGGAAGAGTATCTGGCTCGGTTTGTCCGGAGCAATAGCGCTGGTTATCTATGGAGTTATACCAACATTTCAGCCAGCAAATTTTGGCCGGGTGTACGCTGCCTATGGTGGTATATTCATAGTTCTTTCTATTCTCTGGGGATGGAAGATTGACAAGATAGCCCCTGACAAATTTGACCTGATCGGTGGTTTTATTGCCCTTGTTGGTGTGGTTATTATTATGTACTGGCCAAGGGGATAA
- a CDS encoding CusA/CzcA family heavy metal efflux RND transporter, whose protein sequence is MINKLIEHALKQGFLVIIVICVITGWGLYYLVRLPIDAVPDVTTNQVQINTEVPGLGPLEVEKLITFPIEFSLSSLPDVVEVRSISKTGLSQVTVVFDDHVNIYFARQLVLERLQTAKEQLPQVFHAQPIMGPISTGLGEIYQYVVTGEGKDNMELRTIQDWIIKPRLLNTPGIIEVNSFGGFVKQYQVQVDPKKLVTHDITLRQVFDALAANNANAGGQYIEHASEQYLIRGIGLINTIQDIENIVVQATPEGTPIYIKNIADVAVGSEVRYGAVTKDGKGEVVAGIAMMLKDENSRTVVERVKRKVEEIRQNLPKGADIIPFYDRTDLVNNVIHTVITNVISGIALIIIVLTLTVGNWRVSLLIAFSVPLTVILTFSGMYHAGIAATVMSIGSLGFGNITDGSVCTVENIVQRLTLRKNSDDYKEIILRATQEVGRPVFFAVGIIIIIYVPLLTLQGVEGKMFKPVALTVSLAMLSSLFVALVIMPSLCSLVFKKGGIRITLQKEEADNRIMRFLKNRYKPFLQKAVFHPRMSLIIVASCFLSSLALVPFLGSEFMPELDEGAIAINARRLPSVSLKKSVELSTLVEKTLMKYPEVETVVSKTGRAEIATDPMGQEISDVFVMLKPKKEWKTARTKEGLIARMEEDLKKIPGIQYSFSQPIELRVSELIAGVRSDVAIKLFGADYEVLKSKAEEIERVVAHIEGAKDVKGEQVAGLPVIQIKIDRDAIARYGINVSDIQDVITTAIGGRAASQVLEEQMRFDLLVRFTEESRNSIEEIKNILISAPGGVRVPLVQLADIYVEEGHAQVSRENGHRRIVVECNVRGRDIGSFVAEAQKKIREGVNIPPGYYLDWGGQFENMQRARNRLAIVIPLSMGLIFVLLYMSFRSLKNAALIYVNVPFAATGGIVALFLRDMPLSISAGVGFISLFGLCVLNGTVMVSFINEFLQEGRETRDAIIEAASTRLRPILITVMTDIIGLLPMTMSNDVGAEVQKPLATVIVGGVCFSSFLTLFVIPALYQWFPKRIKIA, encoded by the coding sequence ATGATCAACAAACTTATCGAACATGCGCTAAAACAAGGTTTTCTTGTCATTATTGTGATATGCGTCATTACAGGATGGGGTTTATATTATCTTGTGCGCTTGCCAATTGATGCCGTTCCCGATGTTACGACAAACCAGGTACAGATTAATACCGAAGTGCCTGGGCTCGGCCCTCTTGAAGTGGAAAAACTCATTACGTTTCCCATTGAGTTCTCCTTGAGCAGCTTACCGGATGTCGTGGAGGTGCGCTCCATTTCAAAGACGGGGCTTTCTCAGGTCACGGTAGTATTTGACGACCACGTAAACATCTATTTTGCCCGTCAATTGGTCTTGGAGCGGTTACAAACGGCAAAAGAGCAGCTACCGCAGGTATTTCATGCTCAGCCTATCATGGGTCCGATTAGCACGGGTTTGGGTGAAATATATCAATACGTGGTTACCGGAGAAGGCAAGGATAACATGGAACTGAGAACCATCCAGGACTGGATAATCAAACCCAGACTACTGAACACCCCGGGGATCATTGAGGTCAACAGCTTTGGCGGCTTTGTAAAGCAGTATCAGGTGCAAGTGGATCCCAAAAAGCTTGTCACGCATGATATTACCCTCCGGCAGGTCTTTGATGCCCTGGCGGCCAATAATGCCAATGCTGGCGGACAATATATAGAGCATGCTTCTGAACAGTATCTCATAAGGGGGATTGGTCTCATCAATACCATACAAGATATAGAAAATATCGTCGTTCAGGCCACTCCGGAAGGCACACCCATTTATATAAAAAATATTGCCGACGTGGCAGTGGGTTCAGAGGTGCGTTACGGGGCGGTCACTAAGGATGGCAAGGGAGAGGTTGTTGCGGGTATTGCCATGATGCTCAAGGATGAAAATAGCCGCACAGTAGTGGAAAGGGTAAAGCGGAAGGTTGAGGAGATTCGGCAAAACCTGCCGAAAGGCGCTGATATCATACCATTTTACGATCGGACCGACCTTGTCAATAACGTTATCCATACGGTGATTACCAATGTTATTTCCGGTATTGCCCTGATAATCATAGTTCTTACGTTAACGGTAGGAAATTGGCGGGTATCACTCCTTATTGCCTTCTCCGTTCCTTTAACGGTTATTTTAACCTTTTCAGGCATGTATCATGCAGGAATTGCAGCCACGGTAATGAGTATCGGTTCTCTGGGGTTTGGCAACATTACTGATGGTTCAGTTTGCACCGTGGAAAATATTGTCCAGCGCCTTACCTTGAGAAAAAATAGTGATGATTACAAGGAAATAATACTGCGTGCAACGCAAGAGGTGGGGCGTCCTGTCTTCTTTGCCGTTGGAATTATCATTATTATCTATGTGCCGCTTCTGACCTTGCAAGGTGTTGAAGGCAAGATGTTCAAGCCGGTAGCCCTCACGGTAAGTCTTGCCATGCTGAGTTCCCTCTTTGTTGCCCTGGTTATTATGCCAAGCCTGTGCTCCCTTGTTTTTAAAAAAGGGGGAATAAGGATAACGTTGCAGAAAGAAGAGGCAGATAACCGCATTATGCGATTTTTAAAGAATCGTTACAAACCTTTTTTACAAAAGGCCGTATTCCATCCCAGGATGTCTCTTATCATTGTCGCTTCGTGCTTTCTTTCCAGCCTTGCCCTTGTCCCCTTTTTAGGCTCAGAGTTTATGCCTGAATTGGATGAGGGCGCCATAGCGATCAACGCCCGGCGACTGCCCAGTGTCTCGTTAAAGAAGTCGGTGGAGCTCTCTACGCTCGTAGAGAAAACGCTCATGAAATATCCGGAGGTAGAGACGGTGGTGTCCAAGACCGGACGGGCTGAAATCGCCACAGATCCCATGGGACAGGAAATTAGTGATGTGTTTGTGATGCTCAAACCGAAGAAAGAGTGGAAGACGGCAAGGACCAAGGAGGGACTCATTGCCCGTATGGAAGAGGATTTGAAGAAGATCCCCGGCATACAGTACAGTTTTTCGCAGCCCATTGAGCTCAGGGTCAGTGAATTGATAGCCGGCGTCCGTTCTGACGTTGCCATTAAGCTTTTTGGCGCGGATTATGAGGTGTTAAAGTCGAAGGCAGAGGAGATCGAACGAGTTGTTGCACATATAGAGGGGGCGAAGGATGTGAAAGGTGAACAAGTGGCAGGGTTGCCGGTGATACAGATAAAGATTGACCGGGACGCCATTGCCCGTTACGGAATCAATGTGTCAGATATACAGGATGTTATCACCACGGCTATTGGCGGCAGGGCCGCGTCGCAGGTGCTGGAAGAGCAAATGAGATTTGACCTTTTGGTCCGTTTTACGGAAGAATCAAGGAATAGCATTGAGGAAATTAAAAATATCCTGATCAGCGCCCCGGGCGGTGTGCGTGTGCCGCTCGTCCAATTGGCGGATATTTATGTTGAAGAAGGACATGCCCAGGTCAGCCGTGAAAACGGACATCGACGTATTGTGGTTGAGTGCAATGTCCGGGGCAGGGATATCGGCAGCTTTGTGGCAGAGGCACAAAAGAAGATACGGGAAGGCGTGAATATCCCACCGGGATATTATCTGGATTGGGGCGGACAGTTTGAGAATATGCAACGGGCAAGGAATCGCCTTGCAATCGTTATCCCCCTTTCCATGGGATTAATTTTTGTGCTCCTCTATATGAGTTTCCGTTCCCTGAAAAATGCCGCCCTTATATACGTAAATGTTCCTTTTGCAGCAACAGGAGGGATTGTGGCCTTGTTCCTGAGAGATATGCCCCTGAGTATCTCCGCGGGGGTAGGATTTATTTCGCTTTTTGGACTGTGTGTATTAAACGGCACCGTTATGGTGTCATTTATCAACGAATTCCTGCAGGAAGGGAGAGAAACGAGAGACGCCATCATCGAGGCGGCTTCGACACGACTCAGGCCCATACTTATTACTGTTATGACGGATATTATTGGATTGCTGCCTATGACAATGTCTAACGATGTAGGAGCTGAAGTGCAGAAACCGTTGGCAACAGTAATCGTTGGCGGGGTATGTTTTTCCAGTTTTTTGACCCTTTTTGTGATCCCTGCCCTCTACCAATGGTTTCCGAAAAGGATTAAGATAGCATAA